In Setaria viridis chromosome 5, Setaria_viridis_v4.0, whole genome shotgun sequence, the genomic stretch catgaaaagTAAAAGCTGCACTTAGGAAAAAAAGACGAAGCAAAATCACCTGAGAAGGACAGTTCCACATCTGAATTGTGCCAGCATTTCCAAGTCAGGTAACTGCCCTGGCATCGCTGCTATTGTGATCGACCTGCAATGCAAGGGTACGAGACTCTTCCACACATAAGGCAAAACATATTGTTGGATTAATAATGtacaagaaaacaacagatGCACAGTAGTGAGAAAAAAACATTATCCTGAGAACTCTCACAAGCCACGCAATACTACATAAAATTGTTCACtcaaataattttatttcagAAATACAAGGCGTTAGCATATTTACCACTTAGAGTCTTCCATTTCTGTACTGGGTCCTTCAAAGCAGCATTAGCTCCTTGAAGCAATAGCAGGATAAGAAACATACGAGGATATCTTGCTCCCATTTGATTGGGAGGGGCACCCTGCATTAGGAAATAGATCAGTGAGATGTACATATGGAAGAGTTGTGCTTGAGAAGAGAATTTCAGGGGATAATTTCACAGGTATGGATGTACTCCAAATGACTGCAAGTTGCATCTGCTGAAACATCCATCTTTCTGAGTGACTCTGACAATGTATGCACTATGGTACACCTTTCTGATTACAATATCTTTGATTTTTATGTAGAAATTTTGTACCAAGGCAACAGTTTAAGGTTGCTTCCTTTAATTGTTCTTTCAGAATGTACTGTTACTGTATTCTATCAAAATATGAGTATTCCTTTAGTTATAACAAATGGATGCTGCTACCTGCTATGTTCTTCTACGTGCAAAATGAGAATCAAAGATAAATTCAGTCCCACCTGTAGGAACCATTATAACTTTAGCTATGCCAAGGAAATATGCAAGCTGTACATATACACCTACAGATGTGAAACACAACTAATGAGCCTTAGTCTACCTAAGCAAATAAGCACATGTGATACAAGATGATGACAAGCCACCGAGCAATGGCAATCAAATGCAGTACATCATTAGTTGACCCACCAAGAGCCATGACAATAACCATTACATTCTGCAATTACTTCTCGGTGATAATGTCCCTAGACTTCAAGTCCATCTTTAGCAATCTTAAAAGATACTTCCCACCAAGGCGGCATTCCTCTAGCTTTAGAGGGTCTTCAGCAGGGGTTGAATATCTTTTGGtacacaaagaaaaaaagattaaaattAGTTAATCTATGTAAGTGAAACAAACTGATGTAAAAGAAAACATATTCGTTGCTTCAAAATAAACAGGAAAAGATTAAGATACTGCAACAGGAAAAAGATTAAGATACTGTTTGCACATGTATGGAAGGCTCAAGGCCATGGTCTAGATAGCAGATGTCATCTTATTAGCTGTGTACATATCACCATATATCTCCATAGCAAtgcataaaaattaaaataaaaaggtAGAATGAGTACTTGTATATAAGAACTAGAGTTGATGAACAGATAAAAGGTGATAAACATACCTGGAAAGAAGATTCCATGTCAGAAGAATTGCCCTGAAGTGACCAGTCTGCattgaaaaataaatttcatCAAAACATTGACAGAATAAGAACAATTCAAAATCTCAAATATATTTAACAGATTATTGTGACATTGGTCAAGGACTCCAATACTCAATGACGCTTAGTGCCGCTATATACTTTTTTAGTAGCTAGGAAATTACTATGTGCGATGTAATGGTACTTAGCAAGTAGTTCTTGTGGTTCTGAATTTGTTCACAAGAAGGTAGCGAGAAGGAAAAAGTTTCCTATACGAATATGGAGACTCTGAACTCTGGAGACTCTAGAGGATCGAATGGTATGGTTCGCGTAGCAATTGATCCAGACGCAGGTGCATGTAGCACTTGCGTAGAAAGCGTTTCGTTTTCGTCTTACGCTCTTCAGCCTAGTTCTCGTCTGGTTCAGTTCAGTACATTAGGAATGAGCTGAACATCcgttgcatgcatgcagatcCCTCTCACTCTGCATCTGAAAAATGCCACCCAACCCCACGTTGCAGAGAAAGTATGCAGTCTCCTCACTCGTTTACGCATCAAGCATGTCGTCACTCTCAAGGGTCAACGTATCAAGTAGCACAACCACCCCCGGACACGTACGGAGTAGTACTGTACTGTATACTTGCTCCAGTTGAAATTAGTGTGGTCCCTGCACGAACTACAACTAACCTGCCTTTGACCGACAAAACATCTTCGAAAATTTGGATTTGATGTACAAAATGAAAATCTGTTTCCCTCgtagaaaatcagcataacatCAATGATCAATGCCGTATCTTGCGAACTCTCTGTATCCAACTACTCCGTCCTTATAACGGCAGCTTGGTCTTGGAActggaagcaatctataacTTCCCATTAGCCACACATCCATCGAAGCCCACTTCGGTGCCCGGCTCGATCGATCTCTGGCTCACAATGGCCGCGGCCGCGAGTGTGCCGAGCGGAGGCGACGTCCGCAAACAGATAGCGCAGCCcagcgcgggcgcggcgaccACCACCGGCGCGGACGTGATACGCGAGAGCTCGGCCGCGCCGAGCCCCTTGCGCGGCACCACTACGACCCCGCCTCGGCAGCTCaaggcgcccccgccgccgcccccagcaacggcggcgccggcggccatcgACAAGACGCTGGCGAGCGTGGCCAACCTCGCCAAGCTGCTGCCGACGGGGACGGCGCTGGCGTTCCACTCGCTGTCCCCTTCCTTCACCAACCGCGGCGCGTGCCTGCCATCCAACCGCTACCTCACCGCCGCGCTGCTCTACCTCTGCTTCCTCTcctgcatcttcttctccttcaccGACAGcttcgtcggcggcgacggcaagcTCTACTACGGCCTCGCCACGGCGAAAGGGTTCCTCGTGCTCAACTACACCGGCGacagcggcgacgaggaggaggaggacgcggagcggcggaggcaggTGTTCAGGAACCTCCACAGGCTCAGGATGCGGTGCGTGGACTTCGCGCACGCGGGCTTGTCGGCGGCGGTGTTCCTGACGGTGGCGTTCAGCGACCCCGCCGTGCAGAGCTGCTACTTCCCCGACGCCAGCGGCAACGTGAAGCAGGTGCTCACCAACCTGCCCCTCGGCGCCGGCTTCCTGTCCAGCATGGTGTTCCTCGTCTTCCCGACGACTCGGAAGGGGCTCGACTACACAGGTCGGTCCACAAACGCTTAGAAGGGTTTGTTCTGAAAGGGAACTTGTGAGGCCATATGCATGTATAAAGTGTACTTTCAATCCAGAATTGGTAAATGTGGAGGTGAAATAAAGAAAATACAAGCCGCAACTCCCGTCCCATTTTCGTCGTCCGTCGCTGCTCCTCATTTCGTTCAAGACGGTGTGTACCGCTGCTTCAAGTGTGGCCCTCGCAGCTCTGGACGGCGACGGTGTTCTCATCGACCCATTTCTACACTCGTTCCACAACCATCCAGCAGACCAGCACCAGCAGCTACCCCATTCCATCATGCTGTATCTGCTTGCTCCTCTTCACGGCTCGTGATTACTGCCTCGGCCAAAATTTCTCCTCCGTTCAGCCGTGATAAAGGCAGACACCAGATAGAACATCCGTGACCAGCGTCCTGCTGCTTCTGCAGGACACGGCAGTGCTGTGGACAGGCTAGAACTAAATGGGGATGACAGATCAGAAAGGTAGAGAGCCTCGATGTCGTCGCTCGGATTCCCTTTCGAGAGGGAGGAAATGAGCCGGCGTTCCAATGCCCGAGCGACAAAAACTGGCATCAAACATGGAAAAATTAACTGACCCACGGAAAAATAGTTAAAATCCATTTAATTAATAAATTGTGTATTTTAGGATTCGTGCAAATTTTATGGAAAGACAGAAGCAAAACTCGgtcgaaaaaaaaagaaaaagagacaGGTTGAAGAGTCCAGGTCGGTTTCTGATATGTTATTATTATGAATCTCGGTCGTCCGATTCCCTCGTACAAGGGTTGCCTATCTATATACCTACTGCCAATTTTTTTCATCCGTCATGattattttgtaaaaaaattcctcaactttttagtaatcaacccgcagtccaaattcTGAAGAGAGGAGGGCCTCGGGTGGAAAAGGGAGGGAAGAGAGGgggttaaagggaaaaagctTCTCCTTCCTTGGAAACacgagcggcggccggagcggggcgccccgcgcggcctcggcggcgaggtcggccgggcggcggcagcctCTTCCGCGCCGTCCTCGGTGTCCGCAGGCCGGTCGCACCCATCCACCAACGTTGCGCAGGTctgcccctcctcccctcccgcggTACTGAGGTTCCGTGCGCGCGGGCTGGCGGGTGGCTCGCGTCTTGGGTCGGCGGTGCAATGCGGGTAGGATTTCGTGGTCAATGCTGCGGCGATCGATCGGTTCGGGGGAATTTGGGTGGAGATCTGACGCGTTTGTGGGGAGCTGAGGTGCGGGCGTCAGATTTCGAGGCGGAGCTTTTGGCTGCCTGGTGAATAGACTATTGAAGTTGTACAAGAATGAGAAGTATGTTCTCTTTGTTGAGCAGTTTGGATCAAGAGAGCCAACATTTCTTGTTGCATTCAAGTGATTTATTGCTGAAAATGCCATATAAATAGCTATCCATCAGATCAACAAATGCATATCATGTATCTGCTTCACTTATTTTCAGGAGGCGGCAAACAACATGTCTATCCTGAGAAGCCTCTGGCAGGCACATTGGCTTcaaaaaaatgggaaaaaacCAGGATGAGATTTTCTCTTGGCTAGAGGATAGCATTCTAGCATTGGAGCATGGATTTACTGACTTCCTCGAGCAAATGGGAAAGAGCTGGGTGGGATCCGAACCAAATCATTCTGAAAGTGCCAAAAGAACTTGTCTTGGTATTGCAACACCTGGACCAAGAGGTTTAAGATGCTACTGTGGCCTAGCAATTCCTCACTGACATACACTTCAGAGGTGATGGACCCTGACATAACAACAATCAGCCCAGTGAACAAGCTACACCCGCAAGATGACATCCTGGCAACAGGAAGCTCAAGCTACACCCGCAAGATGACATCCCGGCAACAGGAAGCTCAAGGTAGGCCTATCGATGTATTAGTGCCCAATATCACTATCCAGTGCTAgatctttttttcccctcccaCAACTCACAAGATGGTCCTTGCAGGTCCATTTTCATATGGAAACCAAAGGTTGAAGATGAATTTACAGAAGAAAGGACCAAACAGAAGGCCAAGGAATATGTATATGGATCAGGTTCAGGGAAGAAATCAAATGGCAAGCCTGACAATAGTAGTGATGACGACTCAGATGGCGATTCTGGCAGAAAGAACAAGAAAGCAAAGAAGACTCGTTTCACTCACACcgcaaaaggaaaaggcaaaTCCAAAGTCTGATACTTGGTGTACTTCATGCTTCAGTAATTTTGACAAGAAATCGGCCACTTACCAGCCGCTGCTGAACCTTTGTTTCATCTTTTGTACCGTCTTGGCCCCTCTAAGATGCTGAAGACCCATAGTTATCTATGGCATGCACCCAAGGAGTTTTTGATAAGGAGCCCCCAAGGAGTTAGCTCTATAAGTAGGTTTCTGTTGCTTTTGGATCCCGACATGCTTATGGTCACTGGTCAATGTTGGCTTTTATCGgtgcactatttttttttaaaaaatgtctGTCCACTAATCATCCATGCTGACGAGCGAAgaactcattttttttcttgactgCCTATTTTACCCATGTGCGCGCGGAGAAACTATAGAGTACATAAATAGAATTTCAAGCAAAGTGACAGGTAACAACACTTTCATTGCTTCCCTAAAAGATGGAACTTATAATACCATGTCGTGTATGAGAGGATAACCGATGCATCAGATCGAATAGTCATGGAGATAGGCGATGTGGAAGAGCCTTTTGCACAACACTGCACAATTGACCGGAGCTACTTGCTCCTAGGAATAACAAAAGCAGCTGATGCATTTGTGATGGTATTTCCAATTTTGACAGTGTAAAGTGTAAACATCTGGTCATGTGCCAAACATAGTTTTTTACAATATGAATTGCTAGATCACTAAGCATCAGCCGCATGAGAATCTTGGCATATTTTCAGTTGCAATTGATTTAGCAGGTCAAGATCATGCTTTGAAATTGAAAGGACAAGTAACACTATTATATAGAACATCGAATGCTTAGGTTATTAAGAAGGACGTAGTTTTTTAACACGATTATTTGTACAGGGCTATACATTTTCATCAAAAGGCGGCGGGTTGAAATAACGGTAATCCACTATGTTGCGGGTTCGCTTATATAATCATCGTATACTCTAAGATTAAAATTAGAATGGTTATCACTTGcttaaataaaaatataataagTATGAGTAGAAAATATATGTTAAGTCAAAATTATATTGATTTTCTAGCAAATATATAGAGATCCGTTATAATAAAATATAGTAGTAGAAATATAAAAATACACGAGGTTTAGAAAATACAACCACATTCCACCGTATCAACGCACGGACATCTAATATATAATAAATATTCCTAGATCAGGAACTTTTCCCATCTCGCCAACTCGAAAAGatattttcctaaaaaaaactcGAAAATATCTCATTTATAAACAGAAAAAGGTCGGAGAAATCTCGTCGAGGACGCACAGAGAGTGCccgtaaaaagaaaaaaagacgcgcagaaagagagagagagagagagcgcatGGAGGGGATGTCGAGGCGGCGAGAGCGGGAGGCGATCAGCAACGAGCTGGACCGCATCATCGAGGGGCTGGACCCTGATCCCCGGGCAGCGGAGCGCCGCTGCGCCCGCATGAGCGAGAGGGACCGGGAGGAAGTACGGCCCCTGCGCTCGCCTTCGCTGGCCTGAACCGAGCCTGCAGGAGCAGCAGGGTGCCGCCGGGGAGGCCAGGGCCGCGCATCACGTTCCGCTTGAAGGGGGGTAAGCTGGTGCGGGAGGCTGAGGATGGGGAGCGCGAGGAGGTCCCGGCGGACGGGGccgtgggggaatcgtcgtctTCAGCCGCAGCCGCGTCCGGATCGGAGGACGATCTGTGCTCAGCGTTTGGTTCTGCTCGCTTCTAGTTAACCATCTCGTCGTCTGTGGCCTGCAATCCAGATCGACGGGCATGAGATCTGCTGCTGCTTGTGAGACGTACGCCCATCTGTTCGGAATTTCTTATCAGTTATTATCGTGTCTAGTGATGTTATTGGTCAGATATTACATTTGGTAGTCGtaatttgcatgcatgcaactGAAATTTCGTTGTCAACCATCTGCCCCAATTCTATAAACCTGTTGACAACGACGAGGATGATACATTGTTTAGGATCTGATGTCAGATAGATTGTTTGTGTTCATTTTGTGTCGGCAAATAACACGAGGCTTGTAGtatgattgttgaaattgaaCACGTTGACCGTAACTGGTATTTGATATTGATAAACAATGCGTCAAATATTGTTACTAGCACACCACCATCCGTGCACATGAAATGGGAACCGAAGAAGAGTAGGTTTGTTTAGCTCGGTCAATGGTGTCAGTGTCACCAGAACTTATTCAGtgtactttcttttttttcgcgACCATGCCTtagcacgtatttcattaagaggagAAGAAAAGTTTGGTTACAAGAACTTGCAGCGTCATCTGAGATTGATGACCTGCTAGCGCATACAAGAATTAAGAAGAAATTACATTTGCACCTTGCTGCGACCCTACTAACAGGTTACCAGGTACGACGTTGGGGTGGACAGCTGCTATAAATGGCACTAGACAATGAAGTCCTGCCAAAACCCAAGTTGTCGCCTCTTCTATAATTTTCTGGTACAGCATTCTCGTCGTTCTCTGAACATGATTGAAAATTCTTTCATTTCTTTCCAACCAAATGGACCAACCCACCAGGATAATGAGAGAGTCTAACGTTTTCCTAGCCGACCTATCCACCCGTTTTCTCACTACTAGCCACCAGTCAGGAAAGGAGGACTCAGAAACAGAGGGTGCCAAGTGCTGCCAATTCAGTTCCGATAGAATAAGATGCCACAACTCCCTTGCATAGACACACCGAACTAGCAGATGGTTTATGGTTTCAGACTCCTGGGCACAAAGAATGCAAGTGTCGTCTTTTGAAGATTATGTTTCTTGCATCTAGAGGTTGTCCAGCAGCATCCATGAATAGCGAGCCATATGAAGAATTTGCATTTAGTCGACGCTTGGCTCTTACACAAAGCCTTTGCCCCAAGCATTTCATACTGTCCAATGAAGAATGCATTGTAGGCTGACGCCGTTGAGAAGTTCCTGTCTTGAGTCCATTTCCACAAGACCTTGTCAGAGGTATCCTCTTGTAACGTGGTCTGCTATAATTTGGCCCAAATGCTTATGTATTCAAGAAGAACCTGAACAGTCAATGCTCCAGTAATGTCCCTGACCCATTTTCCATCTTGCAATCCTTCACTTACTATCCTTTTTTTACGAGTTTTAGGACCAACTGCCTGAAGGAGACATGGTGCAATCTCTGCAATTGAGCGACCGTCAATCCATCTATCCTCCCAGAAAAGGGTGTTCTTGCCGTCACCTACCTGAGTTGAGGTGGAGTAGTAGAACAATTGGGTGACCTGCTGTTCAGGTAAGTTATGCCATGAACGTGAAGTGTCAGTTTTCTTAAGCCAGAGACATCGCATTCTTAGAGCATATCCCATGAGGCGTAGGTCCGTAATTGCTAGACCTCCCAAAATAGAAGGTCGACAGCATTTTGTCCATGCAAGGAGACAATGACCGCTAGAAATCATTTCTGTACCTTTCCATAGAAAGGTCTTCCTGCGCTTGTCTATCTGCTTGATTGCCCATGGAGAGATGGCGACCGCGATAGCCGTGTGAATTGGAATGACTAACATCTTTACCTTAACTAAGACTGTctgtaacaacctagattaaTTAAACGGTGCTTTAATCTTAAAACAGGTCTTTAGTGCTTAAAGAAGAACTTGGGCAACATTAGTACCTTTTGCCCTTCACAAGCTTAAAACACTGCCCAAAACCGTAACTCGAATTTCTGCTTGGGAACTTAAAGATCTGTCCAGCTAAGAGtggtagaactcaactttcctaaCAACCTTGCTTTAAGGAGCAAGTTTGAATCTACCCCGAAAACCTTCGAAATCCTGATCAATCTACTTTGTTATTCATcccttttgtttcctttttttattttgcaagtCAATATTTTTATGAGACCTTTTTTGCAGGTCATATTTAGAGGTGGAGGGAGTACACATGAACGGATAGTCATGGAGCGATTTCCTACTATTTTAGCTTTATAAGTATATGACTTTCAAATTTTCAGGCGAACGTGATTAATTATCGCTGGATTCACCAGTGTCCATTATGCTCTTGTGTGAGGCAGCTAGCCAAAGCTGGGTCAATCTTTGTGTGATTAGTCACAAAAAAACTATGTGTGACTAAGGAATTGGAAACAGTTTTTCAGTGAGTAAAGTAGGTTCTTGCTTCAGTTTTCCTCTTTGAAAAAAGTGATAATTTCAACAAAAGATGATAATAAGTTCGGGTACGCGATAGATGGTTCTGTATTATCATAGAAACAAATCAGACTTGAAattagatatagatatagatttggaattttttttcaattatttAAACATCCATATGTCCCATTAGTcttttttttagagagaaaCTACGGCAACCTTAGGCTGACTGAACTTGTCGTTGCAAAAAAGAACAATGTAAAAGAAGAAATTTGGTAATGGGTGTAGTGATAGTGCCATAGTGGTTCTGCCTGAGCCAACAACCAGAAGAGAGGATCCACTACCGACAATGACCTAAAAAGAATTAGGCAATGAAGGACAAGTAATTGACGGTGTTGTGGAAGCTTGCACTTGCACGGTTGCACCCATGTTCATGAACCGTTCTTCGTTGTTGGCATTTTTGTGTGTAGTCATAAAAGATATAAATGAGCTATGGGATGCACCAAATGCTAAACTCTATGCATTCCAGCATCATGTGaactacacacacacacacacacactatatatatatatatatatatatatatatatatatatatatatatatatatatatgtgtgtgtgtgtgtgtgtgatgaTATTGAAAACTTAGAAGAAATGATAGATGTAGAAAGAGATCTTGAAAGATATCAGAGAGATACCTTAAGAAAGATAAGACCTCAGCAAATATATCAAATGGGTtggtttgaaaataaaaatgggctATACAGAATATCTAGAGAAGTAGAATTAAGTGTTCTAACAGAACCAGTTCAGTTAAGAATTGTTAGTAAACAATTTGAGAACGGGCTAAAATATTCAGGCTACAAATATATCCATCAGGGAATGTATATCATAGGAATTAAAGGAATGACTAGGAAGAAATTAGGCACTAAAGTTCTAATAACCTTGTTAGATAAAAGATGGGATTCAGTGAATAAAGCAGCATTGGGTTTCCTAGAAGGAGATATGAATGAAAATATGTTAATAACATACATAGCTCCAGATTTAATAATGCCAATAAAAGAATTTATAGATAAAATGGCAATTGGTTTTCAGACCAAAGGCTATGAAGACTTTAAAGGTACAAATTTATTAGTAAGTATAGAATTTGTAGGAAGGTTAACTAATAGAAGTGCAACTAAATATAAGGTAAATGTAAACAATGTAATAGAAAGTATGCAGTCTAAGGGAATAAAATTCATGAGTCCTTTAAAAATTAGTTCTGAAGAAAGAGCAGGAGAAGAATGGAATATAAGTGCTTTAATAGAACCAAAAATTTTAAAACAACCTAAAGATTATGTAAGCTATGAAAATAGTAAAGGCAAAACTAGTATCAGGTTTGTTAATTACAAAGAAAGAAGtttagatgatttagaagtttCAACTTCTGAGTCAAACATAGGAGAAGCTAGAAGGCATAGTGTATGTGAATTCATGGAAAAATTAGATATTCATAATGAAATAAAACACTATGAGAAAAAACTAAGTAAAGTTCAAGATGAATATAATACCTCTATGATATGTGAATGGTCTGCTATTAGAGAAAAAGAGCTATATTTCAGACGAGAATTATATAGACTTaataaaattaagaaagaaagagagctAAATAATAAAAGGGTTAACATGCCGATAATAAAACATGAACCTACTTTGCAACATGTAAGTGATAAAAATAGTAAGATTCAGAAAGAATTAGAGAATAATAAAGAAATGGTAAAGGAAAAAGAGGAGGTTGTTATAAGTGAAGAAGATCAATGGGAGATCAATAATAAAATTTTATTAGAAAGttatgaagaagaggatgaagatataATTGAAATATATAGTAGTAAGTCAGAATCACATATTCTTTCTTTAAGAAATGAAGAATTATACAATAAAGATACTGCTATAGAAGCCATGGATATAGATCCTAGTCCATCTAAAAGAAGACGAGAACAAGAGAGAGATATAAAAATTGAAGGAGAAACTGATAGACCATCTAGAAAACCAGGTAATTGGCCACCAGAAAAGGAAGAACCTACATATACCTATATACCTGGACAATATAAGCATATGGGATCAAAAAGGAGAGAATTTGAAAGGACTGTGCAATTTCAGAATTATAGAAGTGATGGTGCAATATTAAATTTAGCAGCACATGATCCTATTGATTGGCCAAATATTATAAGCATATGGAAAAGCTTAATAGtccaaaaatatatacaaaatcagcataatattgGAAGTAGAGTAGAAGATATGATTACATATTTAGAAACATTCTTAGGAGAATCAGTTAAAGTTCTATGGGAACAATGGGTAGAAACTTATCCTCATTATTATGAAGAATTAAAAAGAGCTGGTAGCAACCCTTATAATTTTGCAAATATCATATCAAGCATTGTTATAGATGAAGATCCAGAATTAGGTTATACTGctttacaaaatgaaagattgaAGGAAATAGAGAAATTGACTTTAACaaattggaaaggaataaaagagttCTCTCAGCATTATTTGTATAACGCCACAACTGCTAAGCAAGGCTATAATAAGAATATAGTTGAAAGATATTTTAATAAATTACCAGATCCTTTAGGATCTATGATATTTGAAGAATATAAAAAGGAATCTAATGGAAGGGAATATAATATTTCTCAGGCTATAACATTTGTTTTTAAGCAACTaagaaaaatatgcacaagcatacaagctcaaaggtcaatgaagcaatcagattacaacttttgtaataaaatagttcaaataccattgacatatggagaagagaaatatagaaataagaaataccctaaaaatTATAAGAAGGGAAATGTaaagacaaagaaaagatatttCCTAAGAAGATCAGATAATAGAGCTCCTTTTCTTCACAAGAGAAATGTAAGAAGATATAATCCTAGAAAAAATTATGATAGTACATGTAGATGCTTTATTTGCAATTCTCCATATCATTTAAGTAAAACTTGTCCTAATAAAGATAAGAAGAGATATTCTAATaagcaagaagagcaagaaaaggtGTTAATTATAGATAGTGTTAATGAAAATATTCTGGTATGTGATGATGATAtaatggatgatgaatctatatATTCAATAATAGAAACAAATGAAATTGAATATAATGAAGAAGATGAATCGAGTGATGAAGAGACAAACTTGATTGAGGAATTAGCAGGGTTAAAAAtagaaatgatggatcaaataatTCGGGATCATAAAAGAAATGGCGTTAATATAAAATGTGTATTTTGTATATACTATCAAGATCCAGGAAAAAAGGCTACTTGCAGTTTATGTATAAAACAGGCATGTAGATCATGCTTAGAACAGCCAAGTGACAAGAAAGTAGTCAATACAAAATGTGAGGAAAATAAGATCAGTCCGAAGGAGGACTCTTCAAATgataaaagaaataataaatatttaaccAATACTCCACATGAGTTTCTTATCCCTAGGATAAGTTTTAAAACTGAACAAATGCTGGCATATTTTACACAAGATATTATAGATCTAATATggaagaaatatgctgaaagACAGTACAAAACATTTCAGGATATACAAAATTACTTCATGAGGCTATATCAAGGTATAGAAAGGAATTTGGGAATAATAGTTACTATAAATACCTTTCCTTTGCTTCATCTTGATAATAAGTTAATTGTTAGGCCTCATCATAAATTTATAATACTTAAGGCTAATATAAACCtaaaatattttacaaatatACAAAGGCATACAGGAGAAGATATTTCTTTACAAACTATTATTGATCATGGGTTAGTCCGAGATATTTATGGAACATTGGAGGAAATACTTCAATCTGATTTAGGAAAGGCTATTAAAGAAGCATGTAAAAGATTGGCGTGTGTTCaaggaaaatataaaataaaatacttttCTAACCCACCAAAATTTACACTACCATTGAGACCAGCAAGtcatgatatatatattata encodes the following:
- the LOC117859044 gene encoding protein DMP5, with product MAAAASVPSGGDVRKQIAQPSAGAATTTGADVIRESSAAPSPLRGTTTTPPRQLKAPPPPPPATAAPAAIDKTLASVANLAKLLPTGTALAFHSLSPSFTNRGACLPSNRYLTAALLYLCFLSCIFFSFTDSFVGGDGKLYYGLATAKGFLVLNYTGDSGDEEEEDAERRRQVFRNLHRLRMRCVDFAHAGLSAAVFLTVAFSDPAVQSCYFPDASGNVKQVLTNLPLGAGFLSSMVFLVFPTTRKGLDYTGRSTNA